A region of Asterias amurensis chromosome 22, ASM3211899v1 DNA encodes the following proteins:
- the LOC139953630 gene encoding RING finger protein 141-like isoform X2: MPQMGHNQSNVCGKQNSLSEWRDFFFSQGHLLKQIATLKYADFVKAVEGLNTISNTLSSSRGRYLVFSIIPGTDSTSMLWRSKVRVKCCKMTSALSPECESTRTMTLKQFVQVYASIMQQCESIEDRQRSTDVTSASGESRMNINSDIEEADDVGATEIDDESEYRQTIDSSETHWLEVSSIFATVEQVSLESTDEGDCCICMEKKSDIVLNCAHTYCQACIDDWRKQHNTCPLCMGDIGSSKDVWTLPDKPNAEEMTTYLMSIADGHAQTQPPRPTTRRSDVEEWETVSVD; this comes from the exons ATGCCTCAA ATGGGCCATAATCAAAGCAATGTTTGCGGCAAGCAAAACAGTCTGAGTGAATGGAGGGATTTCTTCTTCTCACAAGGTCATCTACTTAAGCAGATAGCTACACTCAAATATGCAGACTTTGTTAAGGCTGTCGAGGGACTCAATACCAT ATCCAACACATTGAGTAGTTCAAGAGGCAGGTACTTAGTTTTTAGTATCATTCCTGGAACAGACAGCACATCCATGCTctggaggtcaaaggtcagggtAAAGTGTTGTAAG ATGACATCCGCCTTGTCTCCAGAATGTGAGTCTACTCGAACGATGACCCTAAAACAATTCGTCCAAGTCTACGCCAGCATCATGCAGCAGTGCGAAAGCATCGAAGACCGACAAAGATCAACAGACGTAACTAGTGCTTCAGGAGAATCCAGGATGAATATCAATTCAGACATAGAGGAGGCGGATGATGTTGGAGCTACGGAGATTGATGATGAAAGTGAATATCGTCAAACCATCGACTCAAGCGAGACTCACTGGCTGGAAGTCTCTTCAATATTTGCAAC TGTAGAGCAGGTTTCCCTGGAGTCGACAGACGAGGGCGATTGCTGTATCTGTATGGagaaaaaatctgacatagtcCTGAATTGTGCTCATACTTACTGCCAGGCCTGCATAGACGATTG GAGAAAACAGCACAACACATGTCCACTGTGTATGGGAGACATAGGCTCAAGTAAAGACGTTTGGACCCTCCCGGATAAACCCAACGCTGAAGAAATGACAACTTATCTCATGAGTATCGCCGACGGTCACGCTCAGACACAACCTCCCCGGCCAACAACGAGGAGGTCAGATGTGGAAGAATGGGAGACAGTTTCAGTCGACTGA
- the LOC139953608 gene encoding CD151 antigen-like isoform X2 — protein MVEGCGATLSKMILFVLNALVWVVSIALIALGAYVLANQGEFAGVFGNNANALLAVSCTVLSVGCMIFLTAFCGCCGAIKESSCLLKTYIGILIIVILAEVIGGVLALVFRGSIRTVLSDEMQTQVTKSYGEDGQETVTKFLDAFQSGQKCCGVENYTDYSGSAFQTANPGKFVPASCCKKETDTCNNANGNDIADPALIYSGPKEGCLPKLVKFFEDNFLYIGAAALALVAFEILACIFACCVIGGIKRGEYE, from the exons ATGGTTGAAGGTTGTGGAGCCACACTTTCTAAGATGATTCTTTTCGTCTTGAATGCTCTCGTATGG GTGGTGAGCATTGCTCTGATTGCTCTTGGTGCGTACGTGCTCGCCAATCAGGGTGAATTTGCGGGAGTTTTTGGCAATAACGCCAACGCCCTGCTAGCAGTGAGCTGCACAGTCCTTAGTGTAGGGTGCATGATATTCTTGACGGCTTTCTGCGGTTGTTGTGGTGCAATTAAAGAGAGCAGCTGCCTTCTGAAAACG TACATCGGTATCTTGATTATTGTGATCCTTGCGGAAGTCATTGGAGGAGTCTTGGCTCTTGTCTTCAGAGGATCC ATTCGAACTGTCCTGTCGGATGAGATGCAGACACAAGTCACAAAGTCGTACGGGGAAGACGGCCAAGAGACAGTGACGAAATTTTTGGATGCTTTCCAGTCG GGACAAAAATGCTGTGGTGTGGAAAACTACACCGACTACTCGGGCAGTGCGTTCCAAACAGCTAACCCGGGGAAATTCGTTCCAGCAAGCTGCTGCAAAAAGGAGACGGATACCTGCAATAACGCAAACGGAAACGACATAGCTGATCCAGCCCTCATTTACAGCGGTCCTAAAGAA GGTTGCCTTCCAAAATTGGTGAAATTCTTCGAGGACAACTTCCTGTATATCGGAGCTGCGGCACTTGCACTAGTCGCCTTTGAG ATACTGGCGTGCATCTTTGCTTGCTGCGTCATCGGAGGCATCAAGAGGGGAGAATACGAGTAG
- the LOC139953631 gene encoding CD63 antigen-like — MVHGCGATVAKFTLFVFNFLVWVASIVLIAIGGYVLNNSAKYSDLFGEDTNTLAVVCGTLIGIGCFIFLVGFLGCCGASTENSCFLKLYFTFLLILTLVEIVGGILALVFKDEIKETFNDELLKQVQQLYGLPDQTVITDSIDALQRDSHCCGAENFTNYYDSEFSKLPGNQAVPVTCCIDETDSSCNDAKADGTIADPSKINTDGCVDKLIDFFESNFLYIGGAALGLVIVQILAMVMACCLISGIDNSGYETV, encoded by the exons ATGGTACATGGGTGTGGCGCAACAGTCGCCAAATTTACGCTCTTTGTCTTCAACTTTTTGGTCTGG GTTGCCAGCATTGTTCTGATCGCAATTGGTGGCTATGTCTTGAATAATAGTGCGAAGTACTCCGATCTGTTCGGGGAAGACACCAATACTTTGGCCGTAGTTTGTGGCACACTCATCGGCATCGGTTGCTTCATATTCCTGGTGGGATTCCTCGGGTGCTGCGGTGCCTCCACAGAGAACTCATGCTTCCTCAAACTG TACTTCACCTTCCTTCTCATCTTGACTCTTGTGGAGATTGTCGGAGGTATCCTTGCTCTCGTCTTCAAGGATGAG ATTAAAGAGACATTTAACGACGAGCTTTTGAAGCAGGTCCAGCAGTTATACGGCCTCCCGGATCAGACAGTTATCACAGACTCTATCGACGCACTGCAGAGAGAT AGCCACTGCTGCGGTGCTGAAAACTTCACTAATTACTACGATAGTGAGTTTTCAAAGCTCCCTGGTAACCAAGCTGTACCAGTGACCTGCTGCATTGACGAGACGGACTCGAGTTGCAACGACGCTAAGGCTGATGGCACTATCGCAGACCCAAGTAAAATCAATACTGAT GGGTGTGTGGATAAACTCATTGATTTCTTTGAGAGTAACTTTCTCTACATTGGAGGTGCTGCCTTAGGTCTGGTAATTGTGCAG ATTCTTGCGATGGTCATGGCTTGTTGTCTGATCAGTGGTATTGACAACAGTGGTTACGAAACGGTCTAG
- the LOC139953630 gene encoding RING finger protein 141-like isoform X1 encodes MPQVRKARMGHNQSNVCGKQNSLSEWRDFFFSQGHLLKQIATLKYADFVKAVEGLNTISNTLSSSRGRYLVFSIIPGTDSTSMLWRSKVRVKCCKMTSALSPECESTRTMTLKQFVQVYASIMQQCESIEDRQRSTDVTSASGESRMNINSDIEEADDVGATEIDDESEYRQTIDSSETHWLEVSSIFATVEQVSLESTDEGDCCICMEKKSDIVLNCAHTYCQACIDDWRKQHNTCPLCMGDIGSSKDVWTLPDKPNAEEMTTYLMSIADGHAQTQPPRPTTRRSDVEEWETVSVD; translated from the exons ATGCCTCAAGTAAGGAAGGCTAGA ATGGGCCATAATCAAAGCAATGTTTGCGGCAAGCAAAACAGTCTGAGTGAATGGAGGGATTTCTTCTTCTCACAAGGTCATCTACTTAAGCAGATAGCTACACTCAAATATGCAGACTTTGTTAAGGCTGTCGAGGGACTCAATACCAT ATCCAACACATTGAGTAGTTCAAGAGGCAGGTACTTAGTTTTTAGTATCATTCCTGGAACAGACAGCACATCCATGCTctggaggtcaaaggtcagggtAAAGTGTTGTAAG ATGACATCCGCCTTGTCTCCAGAATGTGAGTCTACTCGAACGATGACCCTAAAACAATTCGTCCAAGTCTACGCCAGCATCATGCAGCAGTGCGAAAGCATCGAAGACCGACAAAGATCAACAGACGTAACTAGTGCTTCAGGAGAATCCAGGATGAATATCAATTCAGACATAGAGGAGGCGGATGATGTTGGAGCTACGGAGATTGATGATGAAAGTGAATATCGTCAAACCATCGACTCAAGCGAGACTCACTGGCTGGAAGTCTCTTCAATATTTGCAAC TGTAGAGCAGGTTTCCCTGGAGTCGACAGACGAGGGCGATTGCTGTATCTGTATGGagaaaaaatctgacatagtcCTGAATTGTGCTCATACTTACTGCCAGGCCTGCATAGACGATTG GAGAAAACAGCACAACACATGTCCACTGTGTATGGGAGACATAGGCTCAAGTAAAGACGTTTGGACCCTCCCGGATAAACCCAACGCTGAAGAAATGACAACTTATCTCATGAGTATCGCCGACGGTCACGCTCAGACACAACCTCCCCGGCCAACAACGAGGAGGTCAGATGTGGAAGAATGGGAGACAGTTTCAGTCGACTGA
- the LOC139953607 gene encoding tetraspanin-7-like yields the protein MMADKPSCVAKNSRVLYFFVNFVVWIFGLILIAVGGFILQNLSAFAFVYVQNESELLIGCWVLIGLGCLVFLAGFNGVWACMKESHIGMKIYFAVMICIVIAELATGILAFVGREQVKENTRNTMKNQVKNEFGKGGIVDDGYNNIQQKQRCCGVDGPSDWNDSYFSRLVENSGVAVPPSCCIPKNKTGCNLGTPGQPDKPQLVHEKGCSEAVVTFQIGNINTLGMIALIMVALESVSLLLVCCVISTRPELDLEKPDQSESSVTSEDEKL from the exons ATGATGGCGGATAAACCAAGCTGTGTCGCAAAGAACTCTCGCGTCCTCTACTTCTTTGTGAATTTTGTGGTTTGG ATATTCGGTTTGATCCTGATTGCGGTTGGTGGTTTTATCCTACAAAACCTGTCAGCATTTGCCTTCGTCTACGTTCAGAATGAGAGCGAACTTCTGATTGGCTGCTGGGTTCTGATTGGTTTAGGATGTCTCGTCTTTTTAGCTGGCTTCAATGGAGTCTGGGCTTGCATGAAAGAAAGCCACATCGGAATGAAAATA TATTTTGCTGTTATGATCTGCATAGTGATTGCTGAACTGGCGACGGGTATTCTCGCATTTGTCGGCAGGGAACAG gttAAAGAGAATACTAGAAATACCATGAAGAATCAGGTAAAAAACGAGTTCGGTAAAGGTGGCATTGTGGATGATGGCTACAATAACATCCAACAGAAG CAACGATGTTGTGGGGTTGATGGACCAAGTGACTGGAATGATTCCTACTTTTCAAGGTTAGTTGAAAACTCAGGAGTTGCTGTTCCGCCATCTTGCTGCATTCCCAAGAATAAGACCGGATGTAACCTTGGGACCCCTGGACAACCAGACAAACCTCAGCTTGTTCATGAAAAG GGATGCTCTGAGGCAGTTGTTACATTTCAAATTGGAAATATCAACACCCTAGGAATGATTGCTCTGATCATGGTTGCTCTGGAG AGTGTTTCTCTACTGTTGGTCTGTTGCGTCATCAGCACCAGACCAGAGCTAGATTTAGAAAAACCTGACCAATCAGAGAGCTCCGTCACCAGCGAGGATGAAAAGCTGTAA
- the LOC139953608 gene encoding CD151 antigen-like isoform X1 yields the protein MVEGCGATLSKMILFVLNALVWVVSIALIALGAYVLANQGEFAGVFGNNANALLAVSCTVLSVGCMIFLTAFCGCCGAIKESSCLLKTYIGILIIVILAEVIGGVLALVFRGSIRTVLSDEMQTQVTKSYGEDGQETVTKFLDAFQSGQKCCGVENYTDYSGSAFQTANPGKFVPASCCKKETDTCNNANGNDIADPALIYSGPKEGCLPKLVKFFEDNFLYIGAAALALVAFEIFSCIFACCVISGINKDEYT from the exons ATGGTTGAAGGTTGTGGAGCCACACTTTCTAAGATGATTCTTTTCGTCTTGAATGCTCTCGTATGG GTGGTGAGCATTGCTCTGATTGCTCTTGGTGCGTACGTGCTCGCCAATCAGGGTGAATTTGCGGGAGTTTTTGGCAATAACGCCAACGCCCTGCTAGCAGTGAGCTGCACAGTCCTTAGTGTAGGGTGCATGATATTCTTGACGGCTTTCTGCGGTTGTTGTGGTGCAATTAAAGAGAGCAGCTGCCTTCTGAAAACG TACATCGGTATCTTGATTATTGTGATCCTTGCGGAAGTCATTGGAGGAGTCTTGGCTCTTGTCTTCAGAGGATCC ATTCGAACTGTCCTGTCGGATGAGATGCAGACACAAGTCACAAAGTCGTACGGGGAAGACGGCCAAGAGACAGTGACGAAATTTTTGGATGCTTTCCAGTCG GGACAAAAATGCTGTGGTGTGGAAAACTACACCGACTACTCGGGCAGTGCGTTCCAAACAGCTAACCCGGGGAAATTCGTTCCAGCAAGCTGCTGCAAAAAGGAGACGGATACCTGCAATAACGCAAACGGAAACGACATAGCTGATCCAGCCCTCATTTACAGCGGTCCTAAAGAA GGTTGCCTTCCAAAATTGGTGAAATTCTTCGAGGACAACTTCCTGTATATCGGAGCTGCGGCACTTGCACTAGTCGCCTTTGAG ATATTCTCTTGTATCTTTGCATGCTGTGTCATCAGTGGTATCAACAAGGACGAATACACCTAA
- the LOC139953630 gene encoding RING finger protein 141-like isoform X3 codes for MGHNQSNVCGKQNSLSEWRDFFFSQGHLLKQIATLKYADFVKAVEGLNTISNTLSSSRGRYLVFSIIPGTDSTSMLWRSKVRVKCCKMTSALSPECESTRTMTLKQFVQVYASIMQQCESIEDRQRSTDVTSASGESRMNINSDIEEADDVGATEIDDESEYRQTIDSSETHWLEVSSIFATVEQVSLESTDEGDCCICMEKKSDIVLNCAHTYCQACIDDWRKQHNTCPLCMGDIGSSKDVWTLPDKPNAEEMTTYLMSIADGHAQTQPPRPTTRRSDVEEWETVSVD; via the exons ATGGGCCATAATCAAAGCAATGTTTGCGGCAAGCAAAACAGTCTGAGTGAATGGAGGGATTTCTTCTTCTCACAAGGTCATCTACTTAAGCAGATAGCTACACTCAAATATGCAGACTTTGTTAAGGCTGTCGAGGGACTCAATACCAT ATCCAACACATTGAGTAGTTCAAGAGGCAGGTACTTAGTTTTTAGTATCATTCCTGGAACAGACAGCACATCCATGCTctggaggtcaaaggtcagggtAAAGTGTTGTAAG ATGACATCCGCCTTGTCTCCAGAATGTGAGTCTACTCGAACGATGACCCTAAAACAATTCGTCCAAGTCTACGCCAGCATCATGCAGCAGTGCGAAAGCATCGAAGACCGACAAAGATCAACAGACGTAACTAGTGCTTCAGGAGAATCCAGGATGAATATCAATTCAGACATAGAGGAGGCGGATGATGTTGGAGCTACGGAGATTGATGATGAAAGTGAATATCGTCAAACCATCGACTCAAGCGAGACTCACTGGCTGGAAGTCTCTTCAATATTTGCAAC TGTAGAGCAGGTTTCCCTGGAGTCGACAGACGAGGGCGATTGCTGTATCTGTATGGagaaaaaatctgacatagtcCTGAATTGTGCTCATACTTACTGCCAGGCCTGCATAGACGATTG GAGAAAACAGCACAACACATGTCCACTGTGTATGGGAGACATAGGCTCAAGTAAAGACGTTTGGACCCTCCCGGATAAACCCAACGCTGAAGAAATGACAACTTATCTCATGAGTATCGCCGACGGTCACGCTCAGACACAACCTCCCCGGCCAACAACGAGGAGGTCAGATGTGGAAGAATGGGAGACAGTTTCAGTCGACTGA